From the genome of Tachysurus fulvidraco isolate hzauxx_2018 chromosome 20, HZAU_PFXX_2.0, whole genome shotgun sequence, one region includes:
- the slc38a9 gene encoding sodium-coupled neutral amino acid transporter 9 isoform X1 encodes MEDDGKPLLGSIQADYYSDQIDFLDSRQRRPFHVEPRNIVEDSAQERVSSEASVLNSRVHYYGRLTASSDRLLAPPDHVIPPPEELYIYSPLGTAFKVQGGEGSSKNPSIVTIFAIWNTMMGTSILSMPWGIKQSGFTLGIIILILMGLLTLYCCYRVLKSTKSIPYIDTSDWEFPDVCKYYFGSLGQWSSLLFSMVSLIGAMVVYWVLMSNFLFNTGKFIYNYVHDVNMSDSEFGTNGTERVVCPYPDVNPHRNSTNSQHYITDNGTDTVLFDHWWNKTKTIPFYLIVLLLPLLNFRSASFFARFTFLGTFSVIYLIILVTVKAFQLGFHLEFHWFDSTDLFVPEFRILCPQLTGVLTLAFFIHNCIITLMKNNKHQENNVRDLSLAYLLVGLTYLYVGVLIFATFPSPPLSKDCIEPNFLDNFPSNDIMVFVARAFLLFQMTTVFPLLGYLIRVQLMNHFFGDQYPSFLHVFILNVIIVAIGVLMARFYPNIGSIIRYSGAICGLALVFVFPSAVHLKALRRSGELRWPSACFHVFLILLGMANLVAQFFM; translated from the exons ATGGAGGATGATGGGAAACCTCTACTTGGTTCAATCCAAGCAGATTACTACTCAGACCAGATAGACTTTCTGGACTCCAGACAAAGAAG GCCTTTCCATGTGGAGCCCAGAAACATCGTGGAGGATTCAGCTCAGGAGCGAGTGTCTTCCGAGGCCTCAGTATTGAACAGCAGAGTTCATTACTATGGTCGCCTGACCGCTTCATCAGACAGGCTGCTG GCTCCCCCTGACCATGTGATCCCTCCACCTGAAGAGCTCTATATTTACAGCCCTCTGGGGACAGCGTTTAAAGTACAAGGAGGAGAAGGCTCTTCCAAAAACCCCAGTATTGTTACCAT CTTTGCTATCTGGAATACAATGATGGGTACGTCCATACTGAGCATGCCATGGGGAATAAAGCAG TCTGGCTTTACACTCGgaatcatcatcctcatcctaaTGGGCTTACTCACACTCTATTGTTGTTACAGAGTCCTGAAGTCAACTAAATCAATAC CTTATATCGATACTTCAGACTGGGAGTTTCctgatgtgtgtaaatattaCTTTGGGAGTTTGGGACAGTGGTCGAGTCTGTTGTTTTCCATGGTATCGCTGATTGGGGCAATGGTGGTCTACTGGGTGCTTATGTCCAACTTCCTGTTTAACACGGGAAAATTCATTTACA actatgttcatgatgtCAACATGTCTGATTCAGAGTTTGGCACAAATGGAACGGAGAGAG TGGTTTGTCCATACCCAGATGTGAATCCACACAGGAACAGCACCAATTCTCAGCATTATATCACCGATAATGGTACAGATACAGTGTTGTTTGACCACTGGTGGAATAAAACCAAAACGATCCCTTTCTACCTTATCGTGCTCCTGCTGCCGCTGCTCAACTTCCGCTCAGCCTCCTTTTTTGCCAGGTTCACGTTTCTGG GCACATTTTCAGTGATCTACCTGATCATCTTGGTCACTGTTAAAGCTTTTCAGCTTGGATTTCACCTGGAGTTTCACTGGTTCGATTCCACCGATTTGTTTGTCCCAG agtttagaATCCTCTGTCCTCAACTCACTGGTGTTCTTACACTGGCTTTCTTCATCCACAACTGCATCATCACCCTCATGAAGAACAACAAGCATCAGGAGAACAAC GTTCGGGATTTGTCCTTGGCTTACCTTTTAGTAGGTCTAACATACCTCTATGTGGGAGTTCTGATCTTTGCTACTTTCCCTTCTCCACCACTGTCTAAAGACTGCATTGAACCA AACTTCCTGGATAATTTTCCCAGCAATGATATTATGGTGTTTGTGGCTCGAGCCTTTCTGCTGTTCCAAATGACCACCGTCTTCCCGCTGCTGGGTTACCTCATCCGAGTGCAGCTGATGAACCACTTCTTTGGTGATCAGTACCCCAG ttttctCCATGTATTCATTCTGAATGTCATCATTGTGGCTATCGGGGTCCTAATGGCCAGGTTTTATCCCAACATTGGCTCCATTATCAG gtactcGGGGGCAATATGTGGTTTGGCTCTGGTGTTCGTCTTCCCCTCAGCTGTCCATCTGAAGGCTCTGAGACGTAGTGGTGAATTGCGCTGGCCCTCAGCTTGCTTCCACGTCTTCCTCATCCTGCTCGGAATGGCCAACCTAGTGGCCCAATTCTTCATGTAA
- the slc38a9 gene encoding sodium-coupled neutral amino acid transporter 9 isoform X2 codes for MEDDGKPLLGSIQADYYSDQIDFLDSRQRRPFHVEPRNIVEDSAQERVSSEASVLNSRVHYYGRLTASSDRLLAPPDHVIPPPEELYIYSPLGTAFKVQGGEGSSKNPSIVTIFAIWNTMMGTSILSMPWGIKQSGFTLGIIILILMGLLTLYCCYRVLKSTKSIPYIDTSDWEFPDVCKYYFGSLGQWSSLLFSMVSLIGAMVVYWVLMSNFLFNTGKFIYNYVHDVNMSDSEFGTNGTERVVCPYPDVNPHRNSTNSQHYITDNGTDTVLFDHWWNKTKTIPFYLIVLLLPLLNFRSASFFARFTFLEFRILCPQLTGVLTLAFFIHNCIITLMKNNKHQENNVRDLSLAYLLVGLTYLYVGVLIFATFPSPPLSKDCIEPNFLDNFPSNDIMVFVARAFLLFQMTTVFPLLGYLIRVQLMNHFFGDQYPSFLHVFILNVIIVAIGVLMARFYPNIGSIIRYSGAICGLALVFVFPSAVHLKALRRSGELRWPSACFHVFLILLGMANLVAQFFM; via the exons ATGGAGGATGATGGGAAACCTCTACTTGGTTCAATCCAAGCAGATTACTACTCAGACCAGATAGACTTTCTGGACTCCAGACAAAGAAG GCCTTTCCATGTGGAGCCCAGAAACATCGTGGAGGATTCAGCTCAGGAGCGAGTGTCTTCCGAGGCCTCAGTATTGAACAGCAGAGTTCATTACTATGGTCGCCTGACCGCTTCATCAGACAGGCTGCTG GCTCCCCCTGACCATGTGATCCCTCCACCTGAAGAGCTCTATATTTACAGCCCTCTGGGGACAGCGTTTAAAGTACAAGGAGGAGAAGGCTCTTCCAAAAACCCCAGTATTGTTACCAT CTTTGCTATCTGGAATACAATGATGGGTACGTCCATACTGAGCATGCCATGGGGAATAAAGCAG TCTGGCTTTACACTCGgaatcatcatcctcatcctaaTGGGCTTACTCACACTCTATTGTTGTTACAGAGTCCTGAAGTCAACTAAATCAATAC CTTATATCGATACTTCAGACTGGGAGTTTCctgatgtgtgtaaatattaCTTTGGGAGTTTGGGACAGTGGTCGAGTCTGTTGTTTTCCATGGTATCGCTGATTGGGGCAATGGTGGTCTACTGGGTGCTTATGTCCAACTTCCTGTTTAACACGGGAAAATTCATTTACA actatgttcatgatgtCAACATGTCTGATTCAGAGTTTGGCACAAATGGAACGGAGAGAG TGGTTTGTCCATACCCAGATGTGAATCCACACAGGAACAGCACCAATTCTCAGCATTATATCACCGATAATGGTACAGATACAGTGTTGTTTGACCACTGGTGGAATAAAACCAAAACGATCCCTTTCTACCTTATCGTGCTCCTGCTGCCGCTGCTCAACTTCCGCTCAGCCTCCTTTTTTGCCAGGTTCACGTTTCTGG agtttagaATCCTCTGTCCTCAACTCACTGGTGTTCTTACACTGGCTTTCTTCATCCACAACTGCATCATCACCCTCATGAAGAACAACAAGCATCAGGAGAACAAC GTTCGGGATTTGTCCTTGGCTTACCTTTTAGTAGGTCTAACATACCTCTATGTGGGAGTTCTGATCTTTGCTACTTTCCCTTCTCCACCACTGTCTAAAGACTGCATTGAACCA AACTTCCTGGATAATTTTCCCAGCAATGATATTATGGTGTTTGTGGCTCGAGCCTTTCTGCTGTTCCAAATGACCACCGTCTTCCCGCTGCTGGGTTACCTCATCCGAGTGCAGCTGATGAACCACTTCTTTGGTGATCAGTACCCCAG ttttctCCATGTATTCATTCTGAATGTCATCATTGTGGCTATCGGGGTCCTAATGGCCAGGTTTTATCCCAACATTGGCTCCATTATCAG gtactcGGGGGCAATATGTGGTTTGGCTCTGGTGTTCGTCTTCCCCTCAGCTGTCCATCTGAAGGCTCTGAGACGTAGTGGTGAATTGCGCTGGCCCTCAGCTTGCTTCCACGTCTTCCTCATCCTGCTCGGAATGGCCAACCTAGTGGCCCAATTCTTCATGTAA
- the ddx4 gene encoding probable ATP-dependent RNA helicase DDX4 isoform X2 — protein MENWEDDDQSPVVTNMTLVEESHGKGGGGGFGTPGGNRGRGFRGQGGGFKSFSSGHDENRNEEVDGSSSWNGGGFSGSGSRGFKSDFGSRGGRGARGGRGAFRKDDDDEGRRRFGGGGGYRGRDEEVFSKGSQENGDGKDDGPKVNYIPPPPPEEENSVFAHYATGINFDKYDDILVDVSGTNPPRAIMTFEEAQLCETLNRNVAKSGYEKPTPVQKHGIPIISAGRDLMACAQTGSGKTAAFLLPILQHLMSDGAAASKFSEVQEPEVIIVAPTRELINQIYLEARKFAYGTCVRPVVVYGGTSTGYAIREVLKGCNVLCGTPGRLLDIIGRGKVGLSKVRFLVLDEADRMLDMGFEPDMRKLVNSPGMPPKEERQTLMFSATYPEDIQRLAANFLKVDYLFLAVGVVGGACSDIEQVIIQVTQYSKREKLLELLKTTGTERTMVFVETKRSADFIATFLCQEKVSTTSIHGDREQREREKALSDFRTGQCPVLVATSVAARGLDIEHVQHVVNFDLPKEIDEYVHRIGRTGRCGNTGRAVSFFDPEPDTPLARSLVKVLSGAQQEVPSWLEEIAFSAHGTTGFNPRGKLFASTDTRRGESFLKNQTPQPAAEADDDDWE, from the exons ATGGAGAACTGGGAAGACGACGACCAG AGCCCTGTTGTGACCAACATGACACTGG TTGAGGAAAGCCATGGGaaaggtggtggaggtggtttTGGGACTCCAGGGGGCAACAGGg GTCGGGGCTTTAGAGGACAGGGTGGAGGcttcaagagcttcagttcag GGCATGATGAAAATAGAAATGAAGAAG TTGATGGTAGCAGCTCCTGGAACGGTGGTGGATTCAGCGGAAGCGGCAGCAGAG GTTTCAAAAGTGACTTTGGTAGCAGAGGTGGGCGTGGAGCAAGAGGAGGCCGTGGAGCTTTCCGAAAAG ATGATGACGATGAAGGTAGAAGACGCTTCGGCGGAGGTGGAG gATACAGAGGACGGGATGAGGAGGTGTTTTCAAAGG GATCACAGGAGAATGGCGATGGAAAGGATGATG GACCCAAGGTCAACTATATACCCCCTCCACCTCCAGAAGAAGAGAACTCAGTTTTTGCCCACTATGCGACAGGCATTAACTTTGACAAGTATGATGATATCCTTGTAGATGTAAGTGGAACCAATCCACCCAGAGCAATCATG ACATTTGAAGAAGCACAACTCTGTGAGACTCTTAACAGAAATGTTGCCAAATCAGGATACGAAAAGCCTACACCTGTTCAGAAGCACGGTATTCCAATCATTTCTGCCGGAAGGGATCTTATGGCTTGTGCTCAGACTGGATCTGGAAAAACG GCTGCGTTTTTGCTGCCTATTCTGCAGCATCTCATGAGTGACGGTGCAGCAGCCAGCAAGTTCAGTGAGGTGCAGGAGCCTGAAGTAATCATTGTGGCTCCCACCAGGGAACTCATTAATCAGATTTACCTCGAGGCCCGCAAGTTTGCCTATGG CACTTGTGTGCGTCCTGTCGTGGTTTATGGTGGCACAAGCACTGGATATGCAATCCGAGAAGTGTTGAAGGGCTGTAACGTGTTGTGCGGCACACCTGGAAGATTGCTCGACATTATCGGACGTGGAAAG GTTGGACTAAGTAAAGTTCGTTTTTTGGTGCTGGATGAAGCTGACCGAATGTTGGACATGGGCTTTGAGCCAGACATGCGAAAGCTGGTGAACTCTCCAGGAATGCCTCCTAAAGAAGAACGGCAAACCCTCATGTTCAGTGCCACATATCCAGAGGATATTCAAAG GTTGGCAGCTAATTTCCTAAAGGTGGATTATCTCTTCCTGGCTGTGGGGGTGGTGGGAGGAGCCTGCAGTGACATAGAGCAGGTCATCATTCAAGTCACTCAGTACTCAAAGAGGGAGAAGCTGCTGGAGCTGCTGAAGACCACAG GGACGGAGAGGACAATGGTCTTTGTTGAAACCAAAAGAAGTGCAGATTTCATTGCAACATTTCTCTGTCAGGAGAAAGTGTCCACTACTAGCATCCATGG TGATCGGGAAcagcgagagcgagagaaagcTCTCAGTGACTTTCGCACAGGTCAGTGTCCTGTGCTGGTTGCTACTTCTGTTGCTGCTAGAGGTCTGGACATTGAGCATGTCCAGCATGTGGTGAACTTTGACCTACCAAAAGAAATAGACGAGTATGTGCACCGCATTGGGAGAACAGGACGATGTGGAAACACAGGAAGAGCTGTGTCCTTCTTTGACCCAGAGCCTGATACTCCTCTAGCTCGCTCTCTGGTCAAAGTCCTCTCAGGG GCCCAACAGGAAGTACCTTCATGGCTGGAGGAAATTGCATTCAGTGCCCATGGCACCACAGGGTTTAACCCACGTGGTAAATTGTTTGCCTCCACTGACACTCGCAGG GGTGAATCATTCCTTAAGAACCAGACGCCACAGCCAGCTGCAGAAGCCGATGATGACGACTGGGAGTAG
- the ddx4 gene encoding probable ATP-dependent RNA helicase DDX4 isoform X1 yields the protein MENWEDDDQSPVVTNMTLVEESHGKGGGGGFGTPGGNRGRGFRGQGGGFKSFSSGHDENRNEEVDGSSSWNGGGFSGSGSRGFKSDFGSRGGRGARGGRGAFRKDDDDEGRRRFGGGGGYRGRDEEVFSKGSQENGDGKDDGRTAGPKVNYIPPPPPEEENSVFAHYATGINFDKYDDILVDVSGTNPPRAIMTFEEAQLCETLNRNVAKSGYEKPTPVQKHGIPIISAGRDLMACAQTGSGKTAAFLLPILQHLMSDGAAASKFSEVQEPEVIIVAPTRELINQIYLEARKFAYGTCVRPVVVYGGTSTGYAIREVLKGCNVLCGTPGRLLDIIGRGKVGLSKVRFLVLDEADRMLDMGFEPDMRKLVNSPGMPPKEERQTLMFSATYPEDIQRLAANFLKVDYLFLAVGVVGGACSDIEQVIIQVTQYSKREKLLELLKTTGTERTMVFVETKRSADFIATFLCQEKVSTTSIHGDREQREREKALSDFRTGQCPVLVATSVAARGLDIEHVQHVVNFDLPKEIDEYVHRIGRTGRCGNTGRAVSFFDPEPDTPLARSLVKVLSGAQQEVPSWLEEIAFSAHGTTGFNPRGKLFASTDTRRGESFLKNQTPQPAAEADDDDWE from the exons ATGGAGAACTGGGAAGACGACGACCAG AGCCCTGTTGTGACCAACATGACACTGG TTGAGGAAAGCCATGGGaaaggtggtggaggtggtttTGGGACTCCAGGGGGCAACAGGg GTCGGGGCTTTAGAGGACAGGGTGGAGGcttcaagagcttcagttcag GGCATGATGAAAATAGAAATGAAGAAG TTGATGGTAGCAGCTCCTGGAACGGTGGTGGATTCAGCGGAAGCGGCAGCAGAG GTTTCAAAAGTGACTTTGGTAGCAGAGGTGGGCGTGGAGCAAGAGGAGGCCGTGGAGCTTTCCGAAAAG ATGATGACGATGAAGGTAGAAGACGCTTCGGCGGAGGTGGAG gATACAGAGGACGGGATGAGGAGGTGTTTTCAAAGG GATCACAGGAGAATGGCGATGGAAAGGATGATGGTAGGACTGCAG GACCCAAGGTCAACTATATACCCCCTCCACCTCCAGAAGAAGAGAACTCAGTTTTTGCCCACTATGCGACAGGCATTAACTTTGACAAGTATGATGATATCCTTGTAGATGTAAGTGGAACCAATCCACCCAGAGCAATCATG ACATTTGAAGAAGCACAACTCTGTGAGACTCTTAACAGAAATGTTGCCAAATCAGGATACGAAAAGCCTACACCTGTTCAGAAGCACGGTATTCCAATCATTTCTGCCGGAAGGGATCTTATGGCTTGTGCTCAGACTGGATCTGGAAAAACG GCTGCGTTTTTGCTGCCTATTCTGCAGCATCTCATGAGTGACGGTGCAGCAGCCAGCAAGTTCAGTGAGGTGCAGGAGCCTGAAGTAATCATTGTGGCTCCCACCAGGGAACTCATTAATCAGATTTACCTCGAGGCCCGCAAGTTTGCCTATGG CACTTGTGTGCGTCCTGTCGTGGTTTATGGTGGCACAAGCACTGGATATGCAATCCGAGAAGTGTTGAAGGGCTGTAACGTGTTGTGCGGCACACCTGGAAGATTGCTCGACATTATCGGACGTGGAAAG GTTGGACTAAGTAAAGTTCGTTTTTTGGTGCTGGATGAAGCTGACCGAATGTTGGACATGGGCTTTGAGCCAGACATGCGAAAGCTGGTGAACTCTCCAGGAATGCCTCCTAAAGAAGAACGGCAAACCCTCATGTTCAGTGCCACATATCCAGAGGATATTCAAAG GTTGGCAGCTAATTTCCTAAAGGTGGATTATCTCTTCCTGGCTGTGGGGGTGGTGGGAGGAGCCTGCAGTGACATAGAGCAGGTCATCATTCAAGTCACTCAGTACTCAAAGAGGGAGAAGCTGCTGGAGCTGCTGAAGACCACAG GGACGGAGAGGACAATGGTCTTTGTTGAAACCAAAAGAAGTGCAGATTTCATTGCAACATTTCTCTGTCAGGAGAAAGTGTCCACTACTAGCATCCATGG TGATCGGGAAcagcgagagcgagagaaagcTCTCAGTGACTTTCGCACAGGTCAGTGTCCTGTGCTGGTTGCTACTTCTGTTGCTGCTAGAGGTCTGGACATTGAGCATGTCCAGCATGTGGTGAACTTTGACCTACCAAAAGAAATAGACGAGTATGTGCACCGCATTGGGAGAACAGGACGATGTGGAAACACAGGAAGAGCTGTGTCCTTCTTTGACCCAGAGCCTGATACTCCTCTAGCTCGCTCTCTGGTCAAAGTCCTCTCAGGG GCCCAACAGGAAGTACCTTCATGGCTGGAGGAAATTGCATTCAGTGCCCATGGCACCACAGGGTTTAACCCACGTGGTAAATTGTTTGCCTCCACTGACACTCGCAGG GGTGAATCATTCCTTAAGAACCAGACGCCACAGCCAGCTGCAGAAGCCGATGATGACGACTGGGAGTAG
- the ddx4 gene encoding probable ATP-dependent RNA helicase DDX4 isoform X3: MENWEDDDQSPVVTNMTLVDGSSSWNGGGFSGSGSRGFKSDFGSRGGRGARGGRGAFRKDDDDEGRRRFGGGGGYRGRDEEVFSKGSQENGDGKDDGRTAGPKVNYIPPPPPEEENSVFAHYATGINFDKYDDILVDVSGTNPPRAIMTFEEAQLCETLNRNVAKSGYEKPTPVQKHGIPIISAGRDLMACAQTGSGKTAAFLLPILQHLMSDGAAASKFSEVQEPEVIIVAPTRELINQIYLEARKFAYGTCVRPVVVYGGTSTGYAIREVLKGCNVLCGTPGRLLDIIGRGKVGLSKVRFLVLDEADRMLDMGFEPDMRKLVNSPGMPPKEERQTLMFSATYPEDIQRLAANFLKVDYLFLAVGVVGGACSDIEQVIIQVTQYSKREKLLELLKTTGTERTMVFVETKRSADFIATFLCQEKVSTTSIHGDREQREREKALSDFRTGQCPVLVATSVAARGLDIEHVQHVVNFDLPKEIDEYVHRIGRTGRCGNTGRAVSFFDPEPDTPLARSLVKVLSGAQQEVPSWLEEIAFSAHGTTGFNPRGKLFASTDTRRGESFLKNQTPQPAAEADDDDWE, translated from the exons ATGGAGAACTGGGAAGACGACGACCAG AGCCCTGTTGTGACCAACATGACACTGG TTGATGGTAGCAGCTCCTGGAACGGTGGTGGATTCAGCGGAAGCGGCAGCAGAG GTTTCAAAAGTGACTTTGGTAGCAGAGGTGGGCGTGGAGCAAGAGGAGGCCGTGGAGCTTTCCGAAAAG ATGATGACGATGAAGGTAGAAGACGCTTCGGCGGAGGTGGAG gATACAGAGGACGGGATGAGGAGGTGTTTTCAAAGG GATCACAGGAGAATGGCGATGGAAAGGATGATGGTAGGACTGCAG GACCCAAGGTCAACTATATACCCCCTCCACCTCCAGAAGAAGAGAACTCAGTTTTTGCCCACTATGCGACAGGCATTAACTTTGACAAGTATGATGATATCCTTGTAGATGTAAGTGGAACCAATCCACCCAGAGCAATCATG ACATTTGAAGAAGCACAACTCTGTGAGACTCTTAACAGAAATGTTGCCAAATCAGGATACGAAAAGCCTACACCTGTTCAGAAGCACGGTATTCCAATCATTTCTGCCGGAAGGGATCTTATGGCTTGTGCTCAGACTGGATCTGGAAAAACG GCTGCGTTTTTGCTGCCTATTCTGCAGCATCTCATGAGTGACGGTGCAGCAGCCAGCAAGTTCAGTGAGGTGCAGGAGCCTGAAGTAATCATTGTGGCTCCCACCAGGGAACTCATTAATCAGATTTACCTCGAGGCCCGCAAGTTTGCCTATGG CACTTGTGTGCGTCCTGTCGTGGTTTATGGTGGCACAAGCACTGGATATGCAATCCGAGAAGTGTTGAAGGGCTGTAACGTGTTGTGCGGCACACCTGGAAGATTGCTCGACATTATCGGACGTGGAAAG GTTGGACTAAGTAAAGTTCGTTTTTTGGTGCTGGATGAAGCTGACCGAATGTTGGACATGGGCTTTGAGCCAGACATGCGAAAGCTGGTGAACTCTCCAGGAATGCCTCCTAAAGAAGAACGGCAAACCCTCATGTTCAGTGCCACATATCCAGAGGATATTCAAAG GTTGGCAGCTAATTTCCTAAAGGTGGATTATCTCTTCCTGGCTGTGGGGGTGGTGGGAGGAGCCTGCAGTGACATAGAGCAGGTCATCATTCAAGTCACTCAGTACTCAAAGAGGGAGAAGCTGCTGGAGCTGCTGAAGACCACAG GGACGGAGAGGACAATGGTCTTTGTTGAAACCAAAAGAAGTGCAGATTTCATTGCAACATTTCTCTGTCAGGAGAAAGTGTCCACTACTAGCATCCATGG TGATCGGGAAcagcgagagcgagagaaagcTCTCAGTGACTTTCGCACAGGTCAGTGTCCTGTGCTGGTTGCTACTTCTGTTGCTGCTAGAGGTCTGGACATTGAGCATGTCCAGCATGTGGTGAACTTTGACCTACCAAAAGAAATAGACGAGTATGTGCACCGCATTGGGAGAACAGGACGATGTGGAAACACAGGAAGAGCTGTGTCCTTCTTTGACCCAGAGCCTGATACTCCTCTAGCTCGCTCTCTGGTCAAAGTCCTCTCAGGG GCCCAACAGGAAGTACCTTCATGGCTGGAGGAAATTGCATTCAGTGCCCATGGCACCACAGGGTTTAACCCACGTGGTAAATTGTTTGCCTCCACTGACACTCGCAGG GGTGAATCATTCCTTAAGAACCAGACGCCACAGCCAGCTGCAGAAGCCGATGATGACGACTGGGAGTAG